From a region of the Deinococcus metallilatus genome:
- a CDS encoding tryptophan 2,3-dioxygenase, with translation MAEGEAPNVQGRDTPEQAQLDFRQRLSYGDYLKTDLLLSAHQPITQAHDEHLFITVHHVSELWLGLIIRELQAAMALLAAGVTDTPLKMLSRVVRAQQQLTNAWEVLKTMTPADYLEFRGAFGEASGFQSAQYRMVEVLLGNRNPTLLRPFEHRPDLHAPLLAALHAPSVYDLTLRLLAARGLPIPAEVLERDFTQPPTEHPAVLDAWLAVYRDTEQYWDLYELAEKLLDVEDNFRAWRFNHLTTVERTIGFKPGSGGTSGAGYLRRALSIVLFPELWQVRTAL, from the coding sequence ATGGCAGAAGGTGAGGCTCCGAACGTGCAAGGCCGCGACACCCCCGAACAGGCCCAACTGGACTTCCGTCAGCGCCTCAGCTACGGGGACTACCTGAAGACCGATCTCCTCCTGAGCGCGCACCAGCCGATCACGCAGGCTCACGACGAGCACCTCTTCATCACCGTGCATCACGTCTCGGAGCTGTGGCTGGGGCTGATCATCCGCGAATTGCAGGCCGCGATGGCGCTGCTGGCCGCAGGCGTCACCGATACCCCGCTGAAGATGCTGTCGCGTGTGGTGCGGGCGCAGCAACAGCTCACGAACGCCTGGGAGGTCCTCAAGACCATGACGCCCGCCGACTACCTGGAGTTCCGGGGCGCCTTCGGGGAGGCGTCGGGCTTTCAGTCGGCGCAGTACCGCATGGTCGAGGTGTTGCTGGGCAACCGCAATCCCACGCTGCTGCGCCCCTTCGAGCACCGCCCGGACCTGCACGCTCCCCTGCTGGCGGCGCTGCACGCGCCCAGCGTGTACGACCTGACGCTGCGCCTGCTCGCCGCCCGCGGCCTGCCCATCCCGGCCGAGGTGCTGGAACGCGATTTCACCCAGCCGCCCACCGAGCACCCGGCGGTGCTGGACGCCTGGCTGGCGGTCTACCGCGACACCGAGCAGTACTGGGACCTCTACGAGCTGGCCGAGAAGCTGCTCGACGTGGAGGACAACTTCCGCGCCTGGCGCTTCAACCACCTCACGACCGTCGAGCGCACCATCGGCTTCAAACCCGGAAGCGGCGGCACCAGCGGCGCCGGATACCTCCGCCGCGCCCTGAGTATCGTGTTGTTCCCGGAACTGTGGCAGGTGCGGACGGCGCTGTAA
- a CDS encoding carbohydrate ABC transporter permease codes for MSRAAPVHPPRRGLKARHREALWGYLFIAPWLIGFLCFVLGPMLFSLYASFTNYDITSRFDWVGVRNYVQLLTQDTRFWTALYNTAYYAVFAVPLGIATGLLIATLLNQEVRGQRLFRTIFFLPKVLTGVAVLLLWLWVFNPQVGLINTALYRLGVNENNLPLWFGDPAWSKPALIIMSMWAAAGGFMFYLAALRGVPRDLYESAQIDGASPWRQFWAVTVPLISPVIFFKLITGISGALQFWSESLILTKGGPSDSTLFYGLYIWQTAFTDLRMGYASAMAWILLLITLAITGLQLWFSKRWVHYEGEVR; via the coding sequence GTGAGCCGCGCGGCGCCGGTCCACCCTCCCCGACGCGGCCTGAAGGCCCGCCACCGCGAGGCGCTGTGGGGCTATCTGTTCATCGCGCCCTGGCTGATCGGGTTCCTGTGCTTCGTGCTGGGGCCGATGCTGTTTTCGCTGTACGCGAGCTTCACCAACTACGACATCACCTCGCGCTTCGACTGGGTAGGCGTGCGGAACTATGTGCAATTGCTGACCCAGGACACGCGCTTCTGGACGGCGCTGTACAACACCGCCTATTACGCCGTGTTCGCGGTACCGCTGGGCATCGCCACGGGGCTGCTGATCGCCACGCTGCTCAATCAGGAGGTGCGGGGCCAGCGCCTCTTCCGCACGATCTTCTTTCTGCCGAAAGTCCTGACCGGCGTGGCGGTGCTGCTGCTGTGGCTGTGGGTCTTCAACCCGCAGGTGGGGCTGATCAATACGGCCCTGTACCGCCTGGGCGTGAACGAGAACAACCTCCCGCTGTGGTTCGGTGATCCCGCGTGGTCCAAGCCCGCCCTGATCATCATGAGCATGTGGGCGGCGGCGGGCGGCTTCATGTTCTACCTGGCTGCCCTGAGGGGCGTGCCGCGCGACCTGTACGAGTCGGCGCAGATCGACGGGGCGAGTCCCTGGCGGCAGTTCTGGGCGGTGACGGTGCCGCTGATCTCGCCGGTGATCTTCTTCAAGCTAATCACGGGCATCTCGGGGGCGCTGCAATTCTGGTCCGAGTCGCTGATCCTGACCAAAGGCGGGCCGAGCGACAGCACGCTCTTTTATGGGCTGTACATCTGGCAGACGGCCTTCACCGACCTGCGAATGGGCTACGCCAGCGCGATGGCCTGGATTCTGCTGCTGATCACGCTGGCGATTACCGGGCTGCAACTGTGGTTTTCCAAACGCTGGGTCCACTACGAAGGCGAGGTGCGCTGA
- a CDS encoding ABC transporter substrate-binding protein has protein sequence MKKSLFLLTAALLGSPALSGASAQKVTLDLWAHWGSEQRRPTINRIIDTWNKKNPNIQVKYTFVPFDQLPTKTLAAIAAKNPPDVVVIDIRTTPLRAAKNQATDLSKLGADSLANQFYPNLWATATYKGDQYGLPFVTDTRFLYYNKDLFKEVGLNPAKPPTTWDELEAYAKKLDKKTGPVYSRIGFHPLYGSFGLESWVANAGGSMWDQDMINPNFTNPVAVKTLTWIKDWTDRLGARNVQAFKSSFGSGAQDPFISGKLGMIIDIGGYAATLKKYAPNMNYGMVRIPTPTGQPGPGTSSGGGFNLEVPVGTKHPKEAFAFAKWMATEGARIWAQEQNDFPGAKNASLSVTTPAFRLMSANMKYTQVNSAPPYAPSYGTILDKATEDAVYRGADPRQALEEAQAQVQRLVNSNK, from the coding sequence ATGAAAAAGTCTCTGTTTCTCCTGACGGCCGCCCTGCTGGGCAGCCCTGCCCTGAGTGGGGCCAGCGCGCAGAAGGTCACGCTGGACCTGTGGGCGCACTGGGGGTCCGAACAGCGCCGCCCCACCATCAACCGGATCATCGACACCTGGAACAAGAAAAATCCCAATATCCAGGTGAAGTACACCTTCGTACCCTTCGATCAGCTCCCCACCAAGACGCTGGCCGCCATCGCCGCCAAAAATCCGCCGGACGTGGTGGTGATCGATATCCGCACCACCCCGCTGCGGGCCGCCAAGAACCAGGCGACCGATCTCAGCAAGCTGGGGGCGGACAGCCTGGCGAACCAGTTCTACCCGAACCTGTGGGCCACGGCGACCTACAAGGGCGACCAGTACGGCCTGCCCTTCGTGACCGACACCCGCTTCCTGTACTACAACAAGGACCTCTTCAAGGAAGTCGGGCTGAACCCGGCCAAGCCGCCGACGACCTGGGACGAGCTGGAAGCCTACGCCAAGAAGCTCGACAAGAAGACCGGGCCGGTGTACAGCCGCATCGGCTTCCACCCGCTGTACGGCAGCTTCGGCCTGGAAAGCTGGGTGGCGAACGCGGGCGGCAGCATGTGGGATCAGGACATGATCAACCCCAACTTCACCAACCCGGTGGCGGTGAAGACCCTGACCTGGATCAAGGACTGGACCGACCGCCTGGGCGCGCGCAACGTGCAGGCGTTCAAGAGCAGCTTCGGCAGCGGCGCGCAGGACCCCTTCATCTCGGGCAAGCTGGGCATGATCATCGACATCGGCGGGTACGCCGCCACCCTCAAGAAATACGCGCCCAACATGAATTACGGCATGGTGCGGATTCCCACTCCCACCGGCCAGCCGGGACCCGGCACCTCGTCGGGCGGCGGGTTCAACCTGGAGGTTCCGGTGGGCACCAAGCACCCCAAGGAAGCCTTCGCCTTCGCCAAGTGGATGGCGACCGAGGGCGCGCGTATCTGGGCGCAGGAGCAGAACGACTTCCCCGGGGCCAAGAACGCCTCGCTGAGCGTGACCACCCCCGCCTTCCGCCTGATGTCGGCCAACATGAAATACACCCAGGTCAACTCGGCCCCGCCCTATGCCCCCAGTTACGGCACCATTCTGGACAAGGCCACCGAGGACGCCGTGTACCGGGGCGCCGACCCCCGGCAGGCGCTGGAGGAGGCGCAGGCCCAGGTGCAGCGCCTCGTCAACAGCAACAAATAA